A window from Actinomycetospora corticicola encodes these proteins:
- a CDS encoding APC family permease: MTEIRDAATATRVDSGLRKDLGFWSLLAAGLGSVIGSGWLFSSLYAAQDAGPAAMLAWVIGGALMLCVALVFAELGMAKPESGGLVRYPMYSHGGLAAGIVGWANWISYVGNPPTEAAGVVQYAAAYLPGVYEGEQLTGLGVALAVVLMAAFVALNWFGVRLFARSNTTITAIKILIPVTTIVLLVASGFDSSNLTDHGGFAPYGWSAALGSIATAGMVFAYTGFRNVVELSGEARDPRRTVPRALIITILVTIVLYLGLQLAFLGAVPASSLLGGWHGVNFDSPFADLAMVLGLTWLSWTLIADSMLSPSGSGIVFTAANARNVFGLAKNGFFPSWLTGLNARGVPARALAVNFLIGLAYLLPLPSWHSIISVTGSIAAFTFQIGSVSLIAFRRSGLTRRDTRLRGMTVVAPVAFVVSSLVIFWVSWPKLRIAMAITVIGVIVYIVVWLRSGRPAGQLSGGWWLVVYLAGITVLSALGSFDGAGVLPAPWDSVVVAVFALAIYAWGVRSGVAHMLARPEMVRELRAEADQDRGDAPEEADVPGSVR, encoded by the coding sequence ATGACCGAGATCCGCGACGCGGCCACGGCGACCCGGGTGGACAGCGGCCTCCGGAAGGATCTGGGGTTCTGGTCCCTGCTCGCCGCCGGGCTGGGCAGCGTGATCGGCTCCGGCTGGCTGTTCTCCTCGCTGTACGCCGCGCAGGACGCCGGGCCGGCAGCGATGCTCGCGTGGGTCATCGGCGGCGCGCTGATGCTCTGCGTCGCGCTGGTGTTCGCCGAGCTGGGCATGGCGAAGCCCGAGTCCGGCGGGCTCGTGCGGTACCCGATGTACTCCCACGGCGGGCTCGCCGCGGGCATCGTCGGCTGGGCGAACTGGATCAGCTACGTCGGAAACCCGCCCACCGAGGCCGCAGGCGTCGTGCAGTACGCCGCCGCCTACCTGCCCGGGGTCTACGAGGGCGAGCAGCTCACCGGCCTCGGCGTCGCCCTCGCGGTGGTGCTCATGGCCGCGTTCGTGGCGCTGAACTGGTTCGGGGTGCGGCTGTTCGCCCGGTCCAACACCACGATCACCGCGATCAAGATCCTGATCCCGGTGACGACGATCGTCCTGCTCGTTGCCAGCGGCTTCGACTCCTCGAACCTCACCGACCACGGCGGCTTCGCGCCCTACGGCTGGAGCGCCGCGCTGGGCTCGATCGCGACGGCGGGGATGGTGTTCGCCTACACCGGCTTCCGCAACGTCGTCGAGCTGTCCGGGGAGGCGCGCGACCCCCGCCGCACCGTGCCCCGCGCGCTCATCATCACGATCCTCGTGACGATCGTGCTCTACCTCGGCCTCCAGCTCGCGTTCCTCGGTGCCGTCCCCGCGTCGTCGCTGCTCGGAGGGTGGCACGGGGTCAACTTCGACTCGCCGTTCGCCGACCTCGCGATGGTGCTCGGGCTGACCTGGCTGTCGTGGACGCTGATCGCCGACTCGATGCTCTCGCCGTCCGGCTCCGGCATCGTCTTCACCGCCGCCAACGCCCGCAACGTCTTCGGCCTGGCCAAGAACGGCTTCTTCCCCTCCTGGCTGACCGGCCTCAACGCGCGCGGCGTGCCCGCCCGGGCGTTGGCGGTCAACTTCCTCATCGGCCTCGCGTACCTGCTGCCGCTGCCGAGCTGGCACTCGATCATCTCGGTGACGGGGTCGATCGCGGCCTTCACCTTCCAGATCGGGTCGGTCTCGCTCATCGCGTTCCGGCGCTCGGGCCTGACCCGTCGGGACACCCGGCTGCGCGGCATGACCGTGGTCGCCCCGGTCGCCTTCGTCGTGTCCTCGTTGGTGATCTTCTGGGTGTCCTGGCCGAAGCTGCGCATCGCCATGGCGATCACCGTGATCGGGGTGATCGTCTACATCGTGGTGTGGCTGCGCTCGGGTCGACCCGCGGGCCAGCTCTCGGGCGGCTGGTGGCTCGTGGTCTACCTCGCCGGCATCACGGTGCTCTCCGCGCTCGGCAGCTTCGACGGCGCCGGCGTGCTCCCGGCGCCGTGGGACAGCGTGGTGGTCGCCGTGTTCGCGCTCGCGATCTACGCCTGGGGCGTGCGCAGCGGTGTGGCCCACATGCTCGCGCGGCCGGAGATGGTGCGGGAACTGCGTGCGGAGGCCGACCAGGACCGGGGTGACGCCCCGGAGGAGGCCGACGTCCCGGGGTCGGTGCGCTAG
- a CDS encoding chaperone modulator CbpM: MTQSYVMTVRRQPGRRLSREEFCRRSGVHPDLLGRFVALGLVQAVRGGGELRFPPGQLPVVARIERLRRGLGLNYAAIGLVCELLDRIQELEGRLRDGST, from the coding sequence ATGACACAGAGCTACGTGATGACGGTCCGCCGGCAGCCGGGACGGCGGTTGAGCCGGGAGGAGTTCTGCCGGCGCAGCGGGGTGCACCCCGACCTGCTGGGGCGCTTCGTCGCCCTCGGGCTGGTGCAGGCGGTCCGGGGCGGGGGCGAGCTGCGGTTCCCACCCGGCCAGCTCCCCGTCGTCGCCCGCATCGAGCGCCTCCGGCGGGGGCTCGGGCTCAACTACGCCGCGATCGGGCTGGTCTGTGAGCTGCTCGATCGCATCCAGGAACTGGAAGGCCGGCTGCGGGACGGGAGCACCTGA
- a CDS encoding MmcQ/YjbR family DNA-binding protein: MDPEPLLHRVRAACLALPEVVERPSHGTPCWFVRGRKTFVMFADHHHGDPHVALWAAAPPGVAEQLIDDEPTRFFRPPYVGHRGWVGLRLDLDGADALDDDELRGLVTDAYRHVAPASLVRLVGGSTPPGR; encoded by the coding sequence GTGGACCCCGAGCCGCTCCTGCACCGCGTCCGCGCCGCCTGCCTGGCTCTGCCCGAGGTCGTCGAGCGCCCGAGTCACGGCACCCCGTGCTGGTTCGTGCGGGGGCGGAAGACGTTCGTCATGTTCGCCGACCACCATCACGGCGACCCGCACGTCGCGCTCTGGGCCGCGGCCCCGCCCGGCGTCGCCGAGCAGCTGATCGACGACGAGCCGACGCGGTTCTTCCGACCGCCCTACGTGGGGCACCGCGGCTGGGTCGGCCTCCGCCTGGACCTCGACGGCGCGGACGCCCTCGACGACGACGAGCTGCGCGGCCTCGTCACCGACGCCTACCGGCACGTCGCCCCGGCGAGCCTCGTGCGTCTGGTCGGCGGCTCCACCCCTCCCGGGCGCTAG
- the trxA gene encoding thioredoxin, producing the protein MTAGTGREPVVTCPNCGMRNRVPAVGTGRPACGNCHAHLPWIAEAGDADFTEIAERAPLPVLVDLWAPWCGPCRMVSPALEQLATERAGRIKLVKVDIDANPGTARRFEVMAVPTLLVLRRGDVVARQAGAAPLPTLRTWLDESLGADAGTTPHAKETT; encoded by the coding sequence ATGACGGCCGGAACGGGCCGCGAGCCGGTGGTCACCTGCCCGAACTGCGGCATGCGCAACCGGGTGCCCGCCGTGGGTACCGGGCGGCCGGCGTGCGGGAACTGCCACGCGCACCTGCCGTGGATCGCCGAGGCGGGCGACGCCGACTTCACCGAGATCGCCGAGCGGGCGCCCCTGCCGGTGCTGGTCGACCTGTGGGCCCCGTGGTGCGGGCCCTGCCGCATGGTGAGCCCGGCCCTCGAGCAGCTCGCCACGGAGCGGGCGGGCCGGATCAAGCTGGTGAAGGTCGACATCGACGCGAATCCCGGGACCGCCCGGCGCTTCGAGGTCATGGCGGTCCCCACCCTGCTCGTCCTGCGTCGGGGCGACGTCGTCGCCCGGCAGGCCGGCGCGGCGCCGCTCCCGACGCTGCGCACCTGGCTGGACGAGTCCCTCGGCGCCGACGCCGGGACCACCCCCCACGCGAAGGAGACGACCTGA
- the clpB gene encoding ATP-dependent chaperone ClpB, whose product MDLNRLTQKSQEALSAAQGIATRAGHTEVDGEHLLLALLEQPDGLAPRLLTGSGVDVSRLRGDVEAALSRKPRTTRPSASPGQVSVTQALARVLEAAEREAARLKDEYVSVEHLLVALADGGEQTGAGRLLARFGITRDRILTELTTIRGNQRVTSASPEGTYEALTKYGQDLVANARQGRMDPVIGRDAEVRRVIQILSRKSKNNPVLIGDPGVGKTAIVEGLAQRIAHGDVPEGLTDRTVFALDMGLLIAGAKYRGEFEERLQAVLAEVRAAEGRILLFVDEMHTVVGAGAAEGSMDSSNMLKPMLARGELHMIGATTLDEYRHVENDAALERRFQPVHVEQPSIEDTVSILRGLRERLQVFHGVRIQDGALVAAATLSDRYLTERFLPDKAIDLVDEACARLRTEIDSMPAELDGITRRVTRLEIEEAALAQETDTASASRLEELRRELSDLRAEADAMRAQWEAERQAIKRVQELRAELEQVRRDAEEAERAYDLNRAAELRYGRLVELERRLTAEEGHLVTKQGGRRLLREEVTAEEISEIVSAWTGIPVSQLTEGEREKLLRLDKILHGRVVGQDEAVRAVTDAIMRARSGIKDPRRPTGSFIFLGPTGVGKTELAKALASALFDSEDNLVRIDMSEYQERHTVSRLVGAPPGYVGHEEGGQLTEAVRRRPYAVVLFDEIEKAHPDVFNTLLQVLDDGRLTDARGRTVDFRNAVVIMTSNIGSQYLIDGVTPSGDLTDEARDQVMAALRAHFRPEFLNRVDDTVLFTPLVANQIAEIVDLMLTELRARLAERHVGLRVTDAARAFVAREGYDPVYGARPLRRFIAREVETAVARALVAGEVVDGSTVDVDVRDGRLVVGHDAPTRTDQAVVPV is encoded by the coding sequence ATGGACCTGAACCGACTCACCCAGAAATCGCAGGAGGCGTTGTCCGCCGCCCAGGGCATCGCGACGAGGGCCGGTCACACCGAGGTCGACGGCGAACACCTGTTGCTCGCCCTGCTGGAGCAGCCCGACGGGCTGGCACCCCGGCTGCTCACCGGGTCCGGGGTCGACGTGTCCCGGCTGCGCGGGGACGTCGAGGCCGCGCTGTCGCGCAAGCCGAGGACGACCCGTCCGTCGGCGTCCCCGGGTCAGGTCTCGGTCACGCAGGCCCTGGCGCGTGTCCTGGAGGCGGCCGAACGCGAGGCGGCCCGGCTCAAGGACGAGTACGTGTCCGTCGAGCACCTGCTGGTCGCGCTCGCCGACGGGGGCGAGCAGACGGGGGCGGGTCGCCTCCTGGCCCGGTTCGGGATCACCCGCGATCGCATCCTCACCGAGCTCACCACGATCCGCGGCAACCAGCGGGTGACCTCGGCGAGCCCGGAGGGCACCTACGAGGCACTCACCAAGTACGGCCAGGATCTCGTCGCGAACGCGCGGCAGGGCCGGATGGACCCGGTCATCGGCCGCGACGCCGAGGTCCGCCGCGTGATCCAGATCCTGTCCCGCAAGTCCAAGAACAACCCGGTGCTGATCGGCGACCCGGGCGTGGGGAAGACCGCGATCGTCGAGGGGCTCGCGCAGCGCATCGCGCACGGCGACGTCCCGGAGGGCCTCACCGACCGGACGGTGTTCGCCCTGGACATGGGGCTGCTCATCGCCGGAGCGAAGTACCGGGGCGAGTTCGAGGAGCGGTTGCAGGCCGTGCTCGCGGAGGTCAGGGCCGCCGAGGGCCGGATCCTGCTGTTCGTCGACGAGATGCACACCGTGGTCGGCGCGGGGGCGGCCGAGGGCTCGATGGACTCGAGCAACATGCTCAAGCCGATGCTCGCCCGGGGCGAACTGCACATGATCGGCGCCACCACGCTCGACGAGTACCGCCACGTCGAGAACGACGCCGCGCTGGAGCGTCGCTTCCAGCCGGTCCACGTCGAGCAGCCCAGCATCGAGGACACCGTCTCCATCCTGCGTGGCCTGCGCGAACGGCTGCAGGTGTTCCACGGGGTACGCATCCAGGACGGCGCGCTGGTGGCGGCCGCGACCCTCTCGGACCGCTACCTCACCGAGCGCTTCCTCCCGGACAAGGCGATCGACCTGGTCGACGAGGCGTGCGCCCGGCTCCGCACCGAGATCGACTCGATGCCCGCGGAACTCGACGGGATCACCCGCCGGGTCACCCGGCTGGAGATCGAGGAGGCGGCGCTGGCCCAGGAGACGGACACGGCGAGCGCGTCCCGGCTCGAGGAGCTGCGCCGCGAGCTGTCCGACCTCCGCGCCGAGGCCGACGCCATGCGCGCCCAGTGGGAGGCCGAACGGCAGGCCATCAAGCGCGTCCAGGAATTGCGGGCCGAGCTGGAGCAGGTCCGCCGCGACGCCGAGGAGGCCGAGCGCGCCTACGACCTCAACCGCGCCGCCGAGCTGCGCTACGGCCGTCTCGTCGAGCTGGAGCGCCGGCTCACGGCCGAGGAGGGGCATCTCGTGACGAAGCAGGGCGGTCGACGCCTGCTCCGCGAGGAGGTCACCGCGGAGGAGATCTCCGAGATCGTGTCCGCCTGGACCGGCATCCCGGTCAGCCAGCTCACCGAGGGCGAGCGGGAGAAGCTCCTGCGGCTGGACAAGATCCTGCACGGTCGGGTGGTCGGGCAGGACGAGGCGGTCCGCGCGGTGACCGACGCGATCATGCGGGCCCGCTCCGGGATCAAGGACCCGCGGCGCCCGACCGGGTCGTTCATCTTCCTCGGACCCACCGGCGTCGGGAAGACCGAGCTGGCCAAGGCGCTGGCGTCGGCGCTGTTCGACTCCGAGGACAACCTGGTCCGCATCGACATGAGCGAGTACCAGGAGCGACACACCGTGTCACGTCTGGTGGGGGCCCCGCCCGGCTACGTCGGCCACGAGGAGGGCGGTCAGCTCACCGAGGCGGTCCGGCGGCGGCCCTACGCCGTGGTGCTGTTCGACGAGATCGAGAAGGCACACCCCGACGTGTTCAACACGCTGCTCCAGGTGCTCGACGACGGCCGCCTCACCGACGCGCGGGGCCGCACCGTCGACTTCCGCAACGCCGTCGTGATCATGACCTCCAACATCGGGTCGCAGTACCTGATCGACGGGGTGACCCCGAGCGGGGATCTCACCGACGAGGCCCGCGACCAGGTGATGGCGGCGCTGCGCGCGCACTTCCGCCCCGAGTTCCTCAACCGGGTCGACGACACCGTGCTGTTCACGCCGCTCGTCGCGAACCAGATCGCCGAGATCGTGGACCTGATGCTCACCGAGCTGCGGGCCCGGCTGGCCGAGCGCCACGTCGGACTGCGGGTGACCGACGCGGCGCGCGCCTTCGTCGCCCGGGAGGGCTACGACCCGGTGTACGGGGCGCGGCCCCTGCGCCGCTTCATTGCCCGCGAGGTGGAGACCGCCGTCGCGAGGGCGCTGGTGGCCGGGGAGGTCGTCGACGGATCGACCGTCGACGTCGACGTCCGCGACGGCCGGCTCGTCGTCGGCCACGACGCCCCCACCCGGACCGACCAGGCGGTGGTGCCGGTATGA